The Eleutherodactylus coqui strain aEleCoq1 chromosome 6, aEleCoq1.hap1, whole genome shotgun sequence genome window below encodes:
- the INF2 gene encoding inverted formin-2 isoform X4 encodes MENTDGESVEKVPKMSLSKKWASLKEKLSPPESDQSEANLENADPELCIRLLQIPSVVNYSGLKKRLESSDDNWMVQFLELSGLDLLLEALDRLSGRGVSRISDALLQLTCINCVRTIMNSHTGIEYIVNNEGYVRKLSQALDTSNVMVKKQVFELIAALCIYSPEGHALALDALEHYKAVKNQQYRFSVIMNELSATDNVPYMVTLLSVINAIIFGTEELRLRVQLRNEFIGLQLLDVLTKLR; translated from the exons gaaaaagtGCCAAAAATGTCACTGAGCAAGAAGTGGGCCTCTCTGAAGGAAAAACTTTCACCTCCAGAATCGGACCAGAGTGAAGCCAACTTAGAGAATGCAGATCCTGAGCTATGCATCCGCCTCTTGCAAATCCCATCTGTGGTGAACTATTCTGGCCTTAAGAAGAGACTTGAGAGCAGTGATGACAACTGGATGGTGCAGTTCTTGGAACTCAGTGGCTTGGATCTTCTACTGGAGGCCTTGGATAGGTTGTCAGGCCGAGGAGTATCCAGGATATCTGATGCTCTCCTCCAGCTCACTTGCATTAATTGTGTCCGAACAATAATGAATTCTCATACGGGGATTGAGTACATTGTCAACAATGAAGGTTATGTCCGAAAACTCTCTCAAG CTCTTGACACTTCCAATGTGATGGTGAAAAAGCAAGTGTTTGAACTGATTGCCGCCCTGTGTATCTATTCCCCGGAGGGCCATGCATTGGCTTTGGATGCACTTGAACATTATAAG GCAGTGAAGAATCAGCAGTATCGATTTAGTGTCATAATGAACGAGCTCTCGGCAACGGATAATGTTCCTTACATGGTCACGCTGCTCAGCGTCATCAACGCCATAATATTCGGGACAGAGGAGCTGCGGCTGCGAGTACAACTGAGAAATGAGTTCATAG GTCTTCAGCTGCTGGATGTGCTAACAAAATTaaggtaa